From Rutidosis leptorrhynchoides isolate AG116_Rl617_1_P2 chromosome 3, CSIRO_AGI_Rlap_v1, whole genome shotgun sequence, a single genomic window includes:
- the LOC139898819 gene encoding phospho-2-dehydro-3-deoxyheptonate aldolase 1, chloroplastic-like yields the protein MALHNSLLPSKSFRFQSLPPPLKSIRPISAVHSPDPSSSLSNPKPPSTATSATLSSTPKLTTPLTPTWTIDSWRSKKALQLPEYPDQTDLDSVLQTLERFPPIVFAGEARNLEERLGEAALGNAFLLQGGDCAESFKEFNANYIRDTFRVILQMGAVLMFGGQMPVIKVGRMAGQFAKPRSDPFEEKDGVKLPSYRGDNVNGDAFDLKSRTADPQRLIRAYSQSAATLNLLRAFATGGYAAMQRVNQWNLDFTENSEQGDRYRELANQVDEALGFMAAAGLTIDHPIMTTTDFWTSHECLHLPYEQALTRLDSTSGLYYDCSAHFLWAGERTRQLDGAHVEFLRGIANPLGIKVSDKMDPNELVKLIDILNPENKPGRITIITRMGAENMRVKLPNLIRAVRRAGQIVAWVTDPMHGNTIKAPNGYKTRPFDAIRAEVRAFFDVHEQEGSHPGGVHLEMTGQNVTECIGGSRTVTFDDLGSRYHTHCDPRLNASQALELAFIIAERLRKQRISARSIN from the exons ATGgctcttcacaactcacttctccCTTCCAAATCTTTCCGATTCCAATCTCTCCCACCACCACTCAAATCCATCCGCCCAATCTCAGCCGTCCATTCCCCCGATCCATCATCCTCGCTCTCAAATCCAAAACCACCTTCTACCGCCACGTCAGCCACCTTGTCCTCCACCCCAAAACTCACCACCCCATTAACACCAACATGGACCATAGACAGCTGGAGATCCAAAAAAGCGCTTCAACTTCCCGAATATCCGGATCAAACCGACCTCGACTCTGTTCTTCAAACGTTAGAACGGTTCCCGCCAATTGTGTTTGCTGGTGAAGCAAGGAATCTTGAAGAGAGACTTGGTGAAGCTGCATTGGGGAATGCTTTTTTGTTACAGGGTGGTGATTGTGCTGAGAGTTTTAAAGAGTTCAATGCGAATTATATTCGGGATACCTTTAGAGTTATTCTTCAAATGGGTGCCGTTTTGATGTTTGGTGGTCAAATGCCTGTTATCAAG GTAGGAAGAATGGCGGGCCAATTTGCTAAACCTCGATCAGACCCTTTCGAAGAAAAAGATGGCGTGAAGCTACCAAGTTACAGGGGAGATAATGTAAATGGAGACGCGTTCGATTTAAAATCAAGAACAGCGGACCCACAAAGATTAATAAGAGCGTATTCTCAATCTGCAGCAACTCTTAACCTTCTAAGGGCTTTTGCCACTGGAGGGTATGCTGCTATGCAACGAGTCAACCAATGGAACCTTGACTTTACTGAGAATAGCGAACAGGGCGATAG GTATCGTGAGTTAGCTAATCAAGTAGACGAGGCATTAGGCTTCATGGCAGCAGCTGGTTTAACAATTGATCACCCGATCATGACTACTACTGATTTCTGGACATCACACGAGTGCTTACACTTGCCTTATGAGCAAGCTTTAACTCGATTAGATTCAACTTCTGGTTTATACTATGATTGTTCAGCCCATTTCCTTTGGGCTGGTGAACGAACCCGCCAGTTGGATGGGGCCCATGTGGAGTTCCTTAGAGGAATAGCTAACCCTCTTGGAATTAAG GTGAGTGACAAAATGGACCCAAACGAGCTGGTCAAGCTCATTGACATCTTGAACCCGGAGAACAAACCTGGAAGGATTACTATCATAACAAGAATGGGAGCCGAGAACATGAGAGTAAAACTTCCAAATCTTATAAGAGCAGTTAGAAGAGCGGGTCAAATCGTCGCTTGGGTTACTGATCCTATGCATGGCAACACAATCAAGGCTCCAAATGGTTATAAAACTCGCCCATTTGACGCCATCAGG GCGGAGGTGAGGGCGTTCTTTGACGTACACGAGCAAGAAGGTAGCCACCCGGGAGGGGTTCATCTTGAAATGACAGGCCAAAATGTGACTGAGTGCATTGGTGGGTCAAGAACCGTGACATTTGATGATCTTGGGTCACGTTACCACACACATTGTGATCCACGGCTCAATGCTTCTCAAGCGCTAGAGCTCGCCTTTATCATTGCTGAGCGTTTACGAAAGCAAAGAATCTCTGCAAGGTCAATTAATTAA